A single window of Ischnura elegans chromosome 8, ioIscEleg1.1, whole genome shotgun sequence DNA harbors:
- the LOC124163741 gene encoding uncharacterized protein LOC124163741 isoform X1: MRLYYFQTRMLRPISSLVMVGGKQTYWNEDWSKELHFSCFSPKTSTALKHGLPEGKPTSFYCSVCCKTNQLGNMGRGALTKHLSSTHHNTAVENKKSCYGIKIFCLPSAKKVTTATPSTSTSASVNPTAAAPGSSASGGTAEDPRDDPDDPTPASPACTCSCPCARCTNEVIAVPKTAGLQGLNTWLMKQDTTKAEILWCIYCVTSHTSLSSGGKAVQLFPTMFPDSMIAAKMELGRNKIAYSLVHGLAPHFHDVITSKLTKLDFVVVLFDESLNKCSQKTQMDLAIKFWCDDQNETVTKYYDSVFLGRSRATDLISAYCTAIPRSVQSHVLMVGMDGPNVNVKFLKDLQIYMKTEFGEDEPLLLLMGSCGLHVVHNSFKEGVSKCGWNIVMFLRALYNIFKNVPARRSKYTEWTGSTTFPNKYCAVRWLNNAPGADNCIKILPNVKTFIEKVRTGPEEDKIKSAGFLYVAKAVEDKMLGPKLAFFSYVARLVEPFLTTYQTNDPMAPFLHTDLSNLVSNLLRHFVKNDYVNRKSDVCKVDITNEDNLIPVKNFNFSFSVKDALKKVQVSTPEMLKFKEECVLLLKAMVSKILEKAPLNYKLCRAITFCDPELISHSKTAVSTRLNGFLEQLHSRNWLPASECDTILSDFKVLCDKQVFANACQEYDRQRQRLDHFWRGIWDRYKCSDGLVKVIKMALIISHGQAFIERGFSINKEIIVENQLDMSLVAQRQVYDSVNAAGGVENIKISAEMINRFRHARSEYEEAKKQRRSEDAEVEKKRTHEKMIGTEVKELQAKKMKVLASSQKEADAIDEEIKKLTGTF; this comes from the exons ATGagattgtattattttcagaccCGAATGCTGAGGCCCATTTCGTCTCTAGTCATGGTCGGGGGAAAGCAGACGTATTGGAACGAGGATTGGTCAAAGGAGCTTCATTTCAGCTGCTTCTCACCAAAGACTTCGACTGCATTAAAGCATGGATTGCCAGAAGGAAAACCAACATCTTTCTACTGCTCGGTGTGCTGCAAGACGAATCAACTCGGCAACATGGGTCGCGGTGCCCTGACTAAACACCTGTCATCAACCCACCACAATACTGCCGTCGAGAACAAGAAGAGCTGTTACGggatcaagatattttgtttgccTTCCGCTAAGAAG GTGACTACAGCAACTCCCTCTACCTCTACATCCGCGTCGGTGAACCCCACGGCGGCGGCACCTGGTTCCTCAGCATCGGGTGGGACTGCAGAAGACCCTCGGGACGATCCCGATGACCCCACACCAGCTTCACCTGCCTGCACATGTTCATGCCCATGTGCGCGATGTACCAACGAAGTTATCGCCGTCCCGAAGACTGCTGGTTTGCAAGGTCTTAACACCTGGTTAATGAAGCAAGATACTACCAAAGCTGAGATTTTGTGGTGTATCTATTGTGTAACGAGCCATACTTCTTTGTCTTCTGGGGGCAAGGCAGTGCAGTTATTTCCCACAATGTTCCCAGATAGTATGATTGCTGCAAAAATGGAATTGGGTCGGAACAAAATCGCCTATTCACTTGTACATGGTTTAGCCCCACATTTCCATGATGTTATCACATCTAAGTTAACCAAACTGGATTTTGTGGTAGTTTTATTTGACGAGAGTCTCAATAAGTGTAGCCAGAAGACTCAAATGGATcttgccattaaattttggtgtgatGATCAAAATGAAACGGTGACGAAATATTATGATTCAGTGTTCCTGGGTCGCTCAAGGGCGACTGATCTCATATCGGCATACTGCACAGCAATTCCTAGAAGTGTGCAGTCTCATGTGCTTATGGTTGGCATGGATGGCCCGAATGTTAATGTCAAGTTCCTGAAAGATCTCCagatttatatgaaaacagaGTTTGGTGAGGATGAGCCACTGCTGCTGCTCATGGGGTCCTGTGGTTTgcacgtagttcataattccttcAAAGAGGGGGTTAGTAAGTGTGGCTGGAATATTGTCATGTTTCTCAGGGCCttatacaatatatttaagaatgtgCCTGCCCGTCGCAGTAAGTATACAGAGTGGACAGGCTCTACTACTTTCCCAAATAAGTATTGTGCAGTGAGGTGGTTGAATAATGCACCTGGTGCCgataattgcatcaaaatattgccaaacgtaaaaacttttattgaaaaagtgagaactggacctgaagaggataaaataaaatctgccGGCTTCTTGTATGTTGCAAAAGCTGTTGAAGATAAGATGTTGGGGCCTAAGTTAGCCTTCTTCTCATATGTTGCAAGACTTGTTGAGCCATTCTTGACTACTTATCAAACCAATGACCCAATGGCGCCGTTCTTGCACACGGACCTGTCGAACTTAGTGTCGAACCTGCTTAGACATTTTGTCAAGAATGATTATGTAAATCGAAAGTCAGATGTATGTAAAGTTGACATTACCAATGAAGacaatctgattcctgtgaagaacttcaattttagtttttctgtaaAGGACGCTCTCAAAAAAGTAcaagtatctactccagaaaTGCTGAAGTTCAAGGAGGAGTGTGTGCTCCTGCTGAAGGCTATGGttagtaaaattcttgaaaaggcTCCCTTGAATTACAAACTCTGCAGAGCCATAACTTTTTGTGACCCAGAACTGATTTCACATTCCAAAACTGCCGTTTCTACTCGACTGAACGGCTTCTTGGAACAACTGCACAGCCGCAATTGGCTTCCTGCAAGTGAGTGCGACACTATTTTGTCTGACTTTAAGGTGCTCTGTGACAAACAAGTATTTGCTAACGCCTGTCAAGAATATGATCGTCAGAGGCAGAGACTAGATCATTTCTGGAGAGGTATCTGGGATCGTTATAAGTGCTCAGATGGTTTAGTGAAAGTGATTAAAATGGCTCTGATCATAAGCCATGGCCAAGCTTTCATCGAGCGTGGCTTCTCCATCAATAAGGAGATAATAGTAGAGAACCAATTAGATATGTCTTTGGTGGCTCAGCGCCAAGTGTACGACTCAGTCAACGCTGCTGGTGgcgtagaaaacataaaaatatctgctgAAATGATCAACAGATTTCGGCACGCGCGCTCCGAGTATGAAGAAGCAAAGAAGCAGCGCCGATCTGAGGACGCTGAGGTCGAAAAAAAAAGGACCCATGAGAAGATGATTGGAACTGAAGTTAAGGAGCTTCAAGCCAAAAAGATGAAAGTGTTAGCATCAAGCCAGAAGGAGGCTGATGccattgatgaagaaataaaaaagttgactggtactttctaa
- the LOC124163741 gene encoding uncharacterized protein LOC124163741 isoform X2, whose protein sequence is MLRPISSLVMVGGKQTYWNEDWSKELHFSCFSPKTSTALKHGLPEGKPTSFYCSVCCKTNQLGNMGRGALTKHLSSTHHNTAVENKKSCYGIKIFCLPSAKKVTTATPSTSTSASVNPTAAAPGSSASGGTAEDPRDDPDDPTPASPACTCSCPCARCTNEVIAVPKTAGLQGLNTWLMKQDTTKAEILWCIYCVTSHTSLSSGGKAVQLFPTMFPDSMIAAKMELGRNKIAYSLVHGLAPHFHDVITSKLTKLDFVVVLFDESLNKCSQKTQMDLAIKFWCDDQNETVTKYYDSVFLGRSRATDLISAYCTAIPRSVQSHVLMVGMDGPNVNVKFLKDLQIYMKTEFGEDEPLLLLMGSCGLHVVHNSFKEGVSKCGWNIVMFLRALYNIFKNVPARRSKYTEWTGSTTFPNKYCAVRWLNNAPGADNCIKILPNVKTFIEKVRTGPEEDKIKSAGFLYVAKAVEDKMLGPKLAFFSYVARLVEPFLTTYQTNDPMAPFLHTDLSNLVSNLLRHFVKNDYVNRKSDVCKVDITNEDNLIPVKNFNFSFSVKDALKKVQVSTPEMLKFKEECVLLLKAMVSKILEKAPLNYKLCRAITFCDPELISHSKTAVSTRLNGFLEQLHSRNWLPASECDTILSDFKVLCDKQVFANACQEYDRQRQRLDHFWRGIWDRYKCSDGLVKVIKMALIISHGQAFIERGFSINKEIIVENQLDMSLVAQRQVYDSVNAAGGVENIKISAEMINRFRHARSEYEEAKKQRRSEDAEVEKKRTHEKMIGTEVKELQAKKMKVLASSQKEADAIDEEIKKLTGTF, encoded by the exons ATGCTGAGGCCCATTTCGTCTCTAGTCATGGTCGGGGGAAAGCAGACGTATTGGAACGAGGATTGGTCAAAGGAGCTTCATTTCAGCTGCTTCTCACCAAAGACTTCGACTGCATTAAAGCATGGATTGCCAGAAGGAAAACCAACATCTTTCTACTGCTCGGTGTGCTGCAAGACGAATCAACTCGGCAACATGGGTCGCGGTGCCCTGACTAAACACCTGTCATCAACCCACCACAATACTGCCGTCGAGAACAAGAAGAGCTGTTACGggatcaagatattttgtttgccTTCCGCTAAGAAG GTGACTACAGCAACTCCCTCTACCTCTACATCCGCGTCGGTGAACCCCACGGCGGCGGCACCTGGTTCCTCAGCATCGGGTGGGACTGCAGAAGACCCTCGGGACGATCCCGATGACCCCACACCAGCTTCACCTGCCTGCACATGTTCATGCCCATGTGCGCGATGTACCAACGAAGTTATCGCCGTCCCGAAGACTGCTGGTTTGCAAGGTCTTAACACCTGGTTAATGAAGCAAGATACTACCAAAGCTGAGATTTTGTGGTGTATCTATTGTGTAACGAGCCATACTTCTTTGTCTTCTGGGGGCAAGGCAGTGCAGTTATTTCCCACAATGTTCCCAGATAGTATGATTGCTGCAAAAATGGAATTGGGTCGGAACAAAATCGCCTATTCACTTGTACATGGTTTAGCCCCACATTTCCATGATGTTATCACATCTAAGTTAACCAAACTGGATTTTGTGGTAGTTTTATTTGACGAGAGTCTCAATAAGTGTAGCCAGAAGACTCAAATGGATcttgccattaaattttggtgtgatGATCAAAATGAAACGGTGACGAAATATTATGATTCAGTGTTCCTGGGTCGCTCAAGGGCGACTGATCTCATATCGGCATACTGCACAGCAATTCCTAGAAGTGTGCAGTCTCATGTGCTTATGGTTGGCATGGATGGCCCGAATGTTAATGTCAAGTTCCTGAAAGATCTCCagatttatatgaaaacagaGTTTGGTGAGGATGAGCCACTGCTGCTGCTCATGGGGTCCTGTGGTTTgcacgtagttcataattccttcAAAGAGGGGGTTAGTAAGTGTGGCTGGAATATTGTCATGTTTCTCAGGGCCttatacaatatatttaagaatgtgCCTGCCCGTCGCAGTAAGTATACAGAGTGGACAGGCTCTACTACTTTCCCAAATAAGTATTGTGCAGTGAGGTGGTTGAATAATGCACCTGGTGCCgataattgcatcaaaatattgccaaacgtaaaaacttttattgaaaaagtgagaactggacctgaagaggataaaataaaatctgccGGCTTCTTGTATGTTGCAAAAGCTGTTGAAGATAAGATGTTGGGGCCTAAGTTAGCCTTCTTCTCATATGTTGCAAGACTTGTTGAGCCATTCTTGACTACTTATCAAACCAATGACCCAATGGCGCCGTTCTTGCACACGGACCTGTCGAACTTAGTGTCGAACCTGCTTAGACATTTTGTCAAGAATGATTATGTAAATCGAAAGTCAGATGTATGTAAAGTTGACATTACCAATGAAGacaatctgattcctgtgaagaacttcaattttagtttttctgtaaAGGACGCTCTCAAAAAAGTAcaagtatctactccagaaaTGCTGAAGTTCAAGGAGGAGTGTGTGCTCCTGCTGAAGGCTATGGttagtaaaattcttgaaaaggcTCCCTTGAATTACAAACTCTGCAGAGCCATAACTTTTTGTGACCCAGAACTGATTTCACATTCCAAAACTGCCGTTTCTACTCGACTGAACGGCTTCTTGGAACAACTGCACAGCCGCAATTGGCTTCCTGCAAGTGAGTGCGACACTATTTTGTCTGACTTTAAGGTGCTCTGTGACAAACAAGTATTTGCTAACGCCTGTCAAGAATATGATCGTCAGAGGCAGAGACTAGATCATTTCTGGAGAGGTATCTGGGATCGTTATAAGTGCTCAGATGGTTTAGTGAAAGTGATTAAAATGGCTCTGATCATAAGCCATGGCCAAGCTTTCATCGAGCGTGGCTTCTCCATCAATAAGGAGATAATAGTAGAGAACCAATTAGATATGTCTTTGGTGGCTCAGCGCCAAGTGTACGACTCAGTCAACGCTGCTGGTGgcgtagaaaacataaaaatatctgctgAAATGATCAACAGATTTCGGCACGCGCGCTCCGAGTATGAAGAAGCAAAGAAGCAGCGCCGATCTGAGGACGCTGAGGTCGAAAAAAAAAGGACCCATGAGAAGATGATTGGAACTGAAGTTAAGGAGCTTCAAGCCAAAAAGATGAAAGTGTTAGCATCAAGCCAGAAGGAGGCTGATGccattgatgaagaaataaaaaagttgactggtactttctaa